Proteins found in one Clostridium kluyveri DSM 555 genomic segment:
- a CDS encoding D-alanyl-D-alanine carboxypeptidase family protein translates to MKKRQISSILLSMLLIMFLIIGLGSTVVKAKALTEEDKQEIKSIKADLSINAKSALLMEPTSGKIIFEKNANEKLEPASVTKIMDMLLTMEALDSGKISLSDKVTVSENAKKMGGSSMLLDTGEVRSVEDLIKGIGIASGNDAAVAMAEYLGGTEEAFVQLMNKRAKELGMNNTQFKNCTGLSQEGHYTTAYDIALMSSELLKHPNILKYTGTYMETISEGRKSPIELVNHNKLVRFFKGCDGLKTGFTDSAKYCISATSVRDGARMLAVVMGSPTYKERNKEASMLMNYGFSKYTSINVLKKGDDIEKVNLNKGGDKFFMAKSSSDLKVTVEKGKENKITCRCVINKNKRQYKKGEKVGYCDVYIDGELKGKVDLHSDRDVKKPGILGNFKDNLKNIVNGGV, encoded by the coding sequence ATGAAAAAAAGACAGATTAGTTCTATATTACTTAGTATGCTTTTAATAATGTTTTTAATAATAGGACTTGGAAGTACAGTAGTTAAAGCGAAAGCTTTAACTGAGGAGGATAAGCAAGAAATTAAATCTATAAAGGCGGATTTGAGTATAAATGCAAAATCTGCATTACTTATGGAACCAACGAGTGGTAAAATTATATTTGAAAAAAATGCTAATGAAAAATTAGAACCTGCCTCTGTTACCAAGATAATGGATATGCTTTTAACTATGGAAGCTTTGGATTCAGGAAAGATATCCCTGTCAGACAAAGTTACCGTCAGCGAGAATGCAAAGAAGATGGGTGGAAGTTCTATGCTGCTGGATACAGGAGAAGTTAGAAGTGTAGAGGATTTGATAAAAGGTATAGGAATAGCTTCTGGAAATGATGCTGCGGTTGCTATGGCAGAATACTTAGGAGGTACGGAAGAAGCTTTTGTGCAGCTTATGAACAAAAGAGCAAAAGAGCTTGGGATGAATAACACACAATTTAAAAACTGTACGGGGCTAAGTCAGGAAGGCCATTATACTACAGCCTATGACATAGCACTAATGTCTAGTGAATTGTTGAAACATCCCAATATATTAAAATACACAGGAACTTATATGGAGACTATATCAGAAGGGAGAAAAAGTCCTATAGAACTAGTAAATCATAATAAGCTGGTCAGATTTTTTAAAGGGTGTGACGGGTTAAAAACAGGGTTTACAGATTCTGCTAAATACTGTATATCTGCTACTTCAGTAAGAGATGGTGCTAGAATGTTAGCTGTGGTCATGGGCTCTCCTACTTATAAAGAAAGAAATAAAGAAGCAAGCATGCTTATGAATTATGGATTTTCGAAATATACTTCCATTAATGTTTTAAAGAAAGGAGATGACATAGAAAAAGTTAATTTAAATAAAGGGGGAGACAAATTTTTTATGGCAAAGTCATCTTCGGATTTAAAGGTGACAGTTGAAAAAGGAAAGGAAAATAAAATTACCTGCAGGTGTGTTATAAATAAAAATAAAAGACAGTATAAAAAAGGTGAAAAGGTTGGATATTGTGATGTATATATAGATGGAGAGTTAAAAGGCAAGGTGGATTTACATAGTGATAGAGATGTAAAAAAACCGGGTATATTAGGAAATTTTAAAGATAATCTTAAAAATATCGTAAATGGGGGAGTATAA
- a CDS encoding CCA tRNA nucleotidyltransferase yields the protein MNILKSFTKGEIAIIEAIRDLCIKKGVKAYIVGGAVRDAILKNKIKDIDICVNYNPNSIVTQLKGIKYYKYYKNFQTAAVTFQNGVCIDLIRCRKEYYKRHGDLPKVEPSDIYDDLYRRDFTINSLAYDIVGNSILDIYGGIGDIKNKVLKKIHFNSYREDPTRIFRAVKYCVRYGFYLEDKWEIEKCIKEGIFNTISNDRIMKEIYSLCSEINWIENIRLCNDLKIFNIDGQALEVEYSNCEKDLIFVYKNIDMRILRLFYSLRDKVYVNILIENSILNRKLKNTIKYFSEELHMVINSIKNTLDNYKLYQLLRSMNDYKLIFLSWHYELNYKIYNYINNMSTYKLSLNGNDIIDLGIKEGKSIKKILNGVMKIELNTALKWEKEYLLKNIGEMYKCL from the coding sequence ATGAATATCTTAAAATCTTTTACTAAAGGTGAAATAGCGATTATAGAGGCAATAAGAGATTTATGTATAAAAAAAGGCGTAAAAGCCTATATAGTAGGTGGAGCTGTCAGGGATGCAATACTTAAAAATAAAATAAAAGATATTGATATATGTGTAAATTATAATCCAAATAGCATTGTAACACAATTGAAAGGGATAAAATACTATAAGTATTATAAAAATTTTCAAACTGCTGCTGTAACTTTTCAAAATGGGGTTTGTATAGATTTAATAAGATGTAGAAAGGAATATTATAAAAGACATGGAGATCTCCCCAAAGTGGAACCTTCAGATATATATGATGATCTGTATAGGAGAGATTTCACCATAAATTCACTGGCATATGATATAGTAGGAAATAGTATATTAGATATTTATGGCGGCATAGGTGATATAAAAAATAAGGTTCTTAAAAAAATACATTTTAACAGTTATAGAGAAGATCCTACCAGGATATTTAGAGCTGTAAAATATTGTGTAAGGTATGGATTTTATTTAGAAGATAAATGGGAAATAGAAAAGTGTATTAAGGAGGGCATATTTAATACAATAAGTAATGATAGAATAATGAAAGAAATATATTCTCTATGCTCTGAAATAAATTGGATAGAAAATATTCGTTTGTGTAATGATTTAAAAATATTTAACATTGATGGACAAGCATTGGAGGTTGAATATTCTAATTGTGAGAAAGATTTGATTTTCGTCTATAAAAATATAGATATGAGAATTTTGAGGTTATTTTATTCCCTAAGGGATAAAGTCTATGTTAACATATTAATAGAAAACTCAATTTTAAATAGAAAATTGAAGAATACAATAAAATATTTTTCAGAAGAACTGCATATGGTGATTAATTCTATAAAAAATACCTTAGATAACTATAAATTATATCAGTTGTTAAGAAGTATGAATGATTATAAATTGATATTTTTGAGTTGGCATTATGAGCTAAATTATAAAATTTATAATTATATAAATAACATGAGTACTTATAAACTGAGTTTAAATGGCAATGATATAATTGATCTTGGTATAAAAGAAGGTAAATCTATAAAAAAAATTTTGAATGGTGTAATGAAAATTGAATTAAATACAGCATTAAAATGGGAAAAAGAATATCTATTAAAAAACATAGGAGAAATGTATAAATGCCTTTAA
- a CDS encoding segregation/condensation protein A yields the protein MPLNIKIENFQGPFDLLLHLIKKNKMNIYDIKIHDITEQYIQYINNMKDMDLEVTSEFIVIAASLIEIKSKVLLPKPKLDESAADDEKDPRKQLVDKLLQYKRFKAAAEFFKERALNIGKMYGKMPEIIEVKNKPENVEEILRDTDMEKLHEIYKKLIDLYTNKLNKENTVNKNITVDKFKLEDKMQYIVEILEGKKKIRFSTVVESCSFKIETIITFVALLELVKLRTISIMQYKNFSEIYIERVIEYGGESQ from the coding sequence ATGCCTTTAAATATAAAAATAGAAAATTTTCAAGGACCTTTCGATTTGCTACTTCATCTTATAAAAAAAAATAAAATGAATATATATGATATAAAAATTCATGATATTACAGAACAGTATATTCAATACATAAACAATATGAAGGATATGGATCTTGAGGTAACCTCGGAGTTTATAGTTATAGCAGCATCACTTATAGAAATAAAGTCTAAGGTGCTCTTGCCTAAGCCTAAATTGGATGAATCTGCTGCAGATGATGAAAAAGATCCAAGAAAACAACTGGTGGATAAGTTACTTCAGTATAAAAGATTTAAAGCAGCAGCGGAATTTTTTAAGGAAAGAGCGTTAAATATAGGTAAGATGTATGGGAAAATGCCAGAGATAATTGAAGTAAAGAATAAACCTGAAAATGTGGAAGAAATCTTAAGAGATACAGATATGGAAAAATTACATGAAATATATAAGAAACTTATTGATTTATATACAAACAAATTAAATAAAGAGAATACAGTTAATAAAAATATAACTGTAGATAAATTTAAACTGGAAGATAAGATGCAATATATAGTGGAAATTTTAGAAGGTAAAAAAAAGATTAGATTTTCAACTGTTGTAGAAAGCTGTTCTTTTAAAATAGAGACCATTATAACTTTTGTTGCACTTTTGGAATTGGTGAAGCTTAGAACTATATCTATAATGCAATATAAAAATTTTAGTGAAATTTATATAGAAAGGGTAATTGAATATGGAGGAGAATCTCAATGA
- the scpB gene encoding SMC-Scp complex subunit ScpB translates to MYKIGESNSISKDNYFSIIESLLFVSGEPLTLKQIAAIIGCNLEYTRDLINEMAFEYENCSRGIKILNSNDKYSLVTKSENSGYVEKLLKNNLRQSLSRAALETLAIIAYMQPVTRIDIDEIRGVKSDRALMTLMEKKLIEENGRLSVPGRPILYVTTEEFLKYFGLDSIKEIPGIDDLIDNYESVYKSNES, encoded by the coding sequence ATGTATAAAATCGGTGAAAGCAATAGTATATCCAAGGATAACTATTTTTCTATAATAGAATCTCTGTTATTTGTATCTGGAGAACCACTGACGTTAAAACAAATTGCAGCCATAATAGGATGCAATTTAGAATATACCAGAGACTTGATAAATGAGATGGCTTTTGAATATGAAAACTGTTCTAGAGGCATAAAAATATTAAATAGTAATGATAAATACAGCCTGGTTACCAAATCTGAAAACAGCGGTTATGTAGAAAAATTGCTGAAAAATAATTTAAGACAATCTCTCTCTAGAGCAGCTCTTGAAACTCTAGCTATTATTGCTTATATGCAGCCTGTAACAAGGATAGACATAGATGAAATAAGAGGGGTAAAAAGTGATAGAGCATTAATGACTTTAATGGAAAAAAAGCTTATAGAGGAAAATGGGAGGTTAAGTGTTCCAGGAAGACCCATACTTTATGTTACAACGGAAGAGTTTTTAAAATATTTTGGATTAGATAGTATAAAAGAAATTCCAGGAATAGATGATTTAATTGACAATTATGAGTCAGTTTATAAATCAAATGAATCTTAG
- the ytfJ gene encoding GerW family sporulation protein has translation MDNHPIENLLKSTMENLKDMIDVNTIVGDAVESKDGSFIIPISKVSLGFISGGSEFNSNNQDTSNLEYPFGGGSGAGVTVKPVAFLVTKGDSIRLLSLNQNNTYDKIVDSIPQIMDLIKGMGSSKCKNPENTHRKEDGKDNKKEEDTGKEKTSS, from the coding sequence ATGGATAATCATCCTATAGAAAACTTATTAAAAAGCACCATGGAAAATTTGAAGGATATGATAGATGTAAATACTATAGTAGGAGATGCGGTAGAATCAAAAGACGGTTCTTTTATAATACCTATTTCAAAAGTATCTTTAGGTTTTATATCTGGAGGAAGTGAGTTCAATTCTAATAATCAAGATACATCTAATTTGGAATATCCTTTTGGAGGAGGCTCTGGAGCCGGGGTTACAGTAAAGCCTGTGGCTTTTTTAGTTACCAAAGGTGACTCCATAAGACTTTTATCCTTAAATCAAAATAATACCTATGATAAAATAGTAGATTCCATTCCTCAGATAATGGATTTAATTAAAGGAATGGGAAGTTCAAAATGTAAAAACCCAGAAAACACACATAGAAAAGAAGACGGAAAAGATAATAAAAAAGAAGAAGACACCGGTAAAGAAAAAACCTCCTCTTAA
- a CDS encoding DUF2953 domain-containing protein: MNYPEVKNRLPFFIKIIKNSLNFVNEIKFKSTLKIDIKIAYGLEDAAHTALVYGFISLINILTLNILSKIFIIKQNQIYVTPNFNNLHLKIQINSIIYISLAKIIYTGILLAKYRKKLKKLNPLHT, encoded by the coding sequence TTGAATTATCCTGAAGTAAAAAATAGATTACCCTTTTTTATAAAAATTATAAAAAACAGTTTAAATTTTGTTAATGAAATAAAATTTAAATCTACTCTTAAAATAGATATAAAAATTGCCTATGGCCTTGAAGATGCAGCTCACACAGCTTTAGTTTATGGCTTTATATCTTTAATAAATATATTAACTTTAAACATTTTATCCAAAATATTCATCATAAAACAAAATCAAATTTACGTAACCCCCAACTTTAACAATTTACATTTAAAAATACAGATAAATAGTATAATTTACATAAGTTTAGCTAAAATTATATATACAGGTATACTTTTAGCTAAATATAGAAAAAAGCTTAAAAAATTAAATCCTCTTCATACATAA
- a CDS encoding D-alanyl-D-alanine carboxypeptidase family protein: MKSMGLKKVSIIIFFIILNNICCYNVFAEGEQGAVKEPNVNARCAVALDSNSKVVVYEKNAYELVPMASTTKIMTALVAMKYGDLNKKIDISPKAASVRGSTVGYKKGESILLKELLFGLMLRSGNDAAIAIAEGISGSVEEFAKLMNEYAGELGVINTQFQTPHGLDSEGHYSTAYDLALVTSAAKKEPLFNEIVSSKDVDGEKNKFSRSYHNINKILWQIPEANGVKTGYTGKAGKCLVTSVAIEKNDIIIVVLNSPGRWEETDKIYEYVNKNYKFVKLFSKGDIAAELKINRNNLKLECEDDIVLPIKNGFKYTTKIIKPQKIAYNVKKGDKIGMLCVYENDKKIYSAALIASRDVKIRGFMHRIFGFRGNVNSPEVSIDFQLPKYKNSNILSDF; encoded by the coding sequence ATGAAAAGTATGGGATTAAAAAAAGTAAGTATAATAATATTTTTTATTATACTTAATAATATATGTTGTTATAATGTATTTGCAGAAGGAGAACAGGGAGCTGTTAAAGAACCTAATGTAAATGCTAGATGTGCCGTAGCTTTGGATAGTAATTCTAAAGTAGTAGTATATGAAAAAAATGCTTATGAATTGGTTCCAATGGCAAGTACAACTAAGATAATGACAGCCCTTGTAGCTATGAAGTATGGAGATTTAAATAAAAAAATAGATATATCCCCTAAAGCTGCTTCTGTAAGAGGTTCTACAGTAGGTTATAAAAAGGGTGAGAGTATATTATTGAAGGAACTTTTATTTGGACTTATGTTGAGATCGGGAAATGATGCTGCTATAGCCATTGCAGAAGGCATTAGCGGAAGTGTAGAAGAGTTCGCAAAGCTTATGAATGAATATGCAGGTGAATTAGGTGTAATAAATACTCAATTTCAAACTCCTCATGGACTGGATAGTGAAGGTCACTATTCTACGGCTTATGATCTTGCTCTGGTTACTTCGGCAGCTAAAAAAGAACCTTTATTTAATGAAATTGTAAGTTCTAAAGATGTGGATGGAGAAAAAAATAAATTTAGCAGAAGCTATCACAATATAAACAAAATACTGTGGCAGATTCCAGAAGCAAATGGAGTCAAAACAGGATATACTGGAAAGGCAGGAAAGTGTTTAGTTACTTCTGTAGCTATTGAGAAAAATGATATCATAATAGTGGTTTTAAATTCCCCTGGAAGATGGGAGGAAACAGATAAAATATATGAGTATGTAAATAAAAATTATAAGTTTGTAAAATTATTTTCCAAAGGGGATATTGCAGCAGAATTGAAGATCAATAGAAATAATCTAAAATTAGAATGCGAAGATGATATTGTGTTACCTATAAAAAATGGATTTAAGTATACCACAAAAATTATAAAGCCTCAGAAAATAGCATATAACGTAAAAAAAGGTGATAAAATAGGAATGCTTTGTGTATATGAAAATGATAAAAAAATATACAGTGCTGCCTTAATAGCTTCCAGGGATGTAAAAATAAGAGGATTTATGCATAGAATTTTTGGCTTCAGGGGTAATGTAAATTCCCCTGAAGTTTCAATTGATTTTCAATTACCTAAATATAAAAATTCCAATATATTAAGTGATTTTTAG
- a CDS encoding SoxR reducing system RseC family protein, translating into MKKESEGIVIETTEGFARVKASRHGDCKNCGACPGDNATVLDAKNPIGAKAGEHVILEMREQNMIRAAFVVYIMPIISIFLGVLVGTWIFNAVGYYEMAFKVVGGIVFFVISLVYIKVFDKATAKNDASKPVIKKVL; encoded by the coding sequence ATGAAAAAGGAATCAGAAGGCATCGTAATTGAAACAACAGAAGGCTTTGCTAGGGTTAAGGCAAGCAGACATGGAGATTGCAAGAATTGCGGTGCTTGTCCAGGTGATAATGCCACGGTGTTAGATGCTAAAAATCCTATTGGAGCAAAAGCTGGGGAACATGTCATTCTTGAAATGAGGGAACAAAATATGATAAGAGCAGCCTTTGTAGTGTATATAATGCCTATTATATCAATTTTTTTAGGGGTTTTGGTTGGAACATGGATATTTAATGCTGTGGGGTATTATGAAATGGCATTTAAGGTAGTAGGTGGAATAGTGTTTTTTGTTATATCACTTGTGTATATAAAAGTATTTGACAAGGCAACAGCTAAAAATGATGCTTCTAAACCTGTGATTAAAAAGGTATTATAA
- the rsxC gene encoding electron transport complex subunit RsxC translates to MLKSFLGGIHPNDNKKYTANKPIEAAPIPDKVFIPVRQHIGAPTSPIVKKGDEVKKGQLIAKSDAFVSANVHSSISGKVVDVAEYPHPGFGKCLTIVIENDGKDEWIEGIPISRNWQDLSDKDIMSIIREAGIVGMGGATFPSHVKLSPPADKKVEFFILNGAECEPYLTSDYRSMLEYTDRIVSGVKIIMKILKAEQGFVGIEDNKKDAIEVMEKAFEGTGVQVVALPTKYPQGAEKMLIKVLTGREVPSGRLPMDVGAVVQNVGTCIAVSDAVEKGIPLIQRVTTLSGGALKEPKNLLLRIGTTFKYAVDLCGGFKETPVKVVMGGPMMGFAQSNLEVPILKGVSGILSLSESDANTGTETACIRCGRCFNACPMSLNPSMLSILGQNNLYREAKEDYNLLDCVECGSCVYVCPAKRNIVQYVKYLKAENAAQAARDKAEAEKNKEKVAK, encoded by the coding sequence GTGTTAAAAAGTTTTCTGGGCGGAATACATCCTAATGATAACAAGAAGTATACTGCCAATAAGCCTATAGAAGCAGCACCTATACCTGATAAGGTATTCATTCCCGTTAGACAGCATATAGGTGCTCCTACATCTCCTATAGTGAAAAAAGGTGATGAGGTTAAGAAGGGACAGCTTATTGCTAAAAGTGATGCTTTTGTATCAGCTAATGTACATTCTTCTATTTCTGGAAAAGTTGTAGATGTGGCTGAATATCCACACCCTGGGTTTGGAAAATGCCTCACTATAGTCATTGAAAATGATGGAAAGGATGAATGGATAGAGGGAATACCAATTTCTAGGAATTGGCAAGATTTAAGCGATAAGGATATAATGAGCATAATAAGAGAAGCTGGTATTGTAGGAATGGGAGGCGCTACATTCCCATCACATGTGAAGCTTTCACCGCCAGCAGATAAAAAAGTGGAATTTTTTATCTTAAATGGAGCTGAATGCGAGCCTTATTTAACATCTGATTACAGATCTATGCTGGAATATACAGATAGGATAGTATCAGGTGTTAAAATTATTATGAAAATCTTAAAAGCAGAACAGGGATTTGTAGGTATTGAAGATAATAAAAAAGATGCTATTGAAGTTATGGAGAAAGCTTTTGAAGGAACAGGTGTACAAGTTGTTGCACTTCCTACTAAATATCCTCAAGGAGCTGAAAAGATGCTTATAAAGGTGTTAACAGGAAGAGAAGTTCCATCAGGAAGACTTCCTATGGATGTAGGTGCAGTTGTTCAAAATGTAGGTACATGTATTGCAGTCAGTGATGCGGTGGAAAAAGGTATTCCACTTATACAAAGGGTTACAACTTTAAGTGGAGGAGCTTTAAAAGAACCTAAAAATTTACTGCTTAGGATAGGAACCACTTTTAAGTATGCTGTTGATCTTTGTGGCGGATTTAAAGAAACCCCAGTTAAGGTTGTTATGGGTGGACCTATGATGGGATTTGCACAATCTAATTTAGAAGTACCTATACTAAAGGGTGTATCTGGTATACTTTCATTGTCTGAAAGTGATGCAAACACAGGAACAGAAACTGCATGTATTAGATGCGGCAGATGTTTCAATGCCTGTCCTATGAGCTTGAATCCAAGTATGTTGAGTATTCTTGGCCAAAACAATTTATATAGAGAAGCTAAAGAAGATTATAACCTCTTAGATTGTGTGGAATGTGGCAGTTGTGTATATGTGTGTCCTGCTAAGAGAAATATTGTACAATATGTTAAATATTTAAAAGCTGAAAATGCAGCTCAGGCAGCCAGAGATAAAGCTGAAGCAGAAAAAAATAAAGAGAAAGTTGCAAAATAA
- a CDS encoding RnfABCDGE type electron transport complex subunit D: MAEAQTKKDIFTVSTSPHIRCDESISKIMWNVNLALAPAAIFAIYNFGIPALKTMVVGILAAVITEYAVQKIRKKPVTIKDGSAFLTGLLLAMCLPPGIPAYMVAIGAFIAIAIAKHSMGGLGYNIFNPAHIGRAALMLSWPVAMTTWTKLTTSVDTVTSATPLGILKLDGYSKLVDTFGGTGALYKALFIGTRNGSIGETSTILLVLGGLYLIYKRYINWQVPVVMIATVGILTWAFGGTSGFFTGDPIFHMMAGGLVFGAFFMATDMVTIPMTVKGQIIFAIGAGALTSLIRLKGGYPEGVCYSILLMNAVTPLIDRFIQPVKFGARK; the protein is encoded by the coding sequence ATGGCAGAAGCACAAACAAAAAAAGATATTTTTACGGTTTCAACATCACCACATATTCGTTGTGATGAATCTATTTCTAAAATAATGTGGAATGTTAATTTAGCATTGGCTCCAGCAGCAATTTTTGCTATATATAACTTTGGCATTCCAGCACTAAAAACTATGGTAGTAGGTATTCTAGCTGCTGTGATTACAGAATATGCAGTTCAAAAAATAAGAAAGAAACCTGTAACTATTAAGGACGGAAGTGCTTTTTTAACAGGACTTTTACTTGCTATGTGTCTTCCACCTGGAATTCCTGCTTATATGGTTGCTATAGGAGCATTTATAGCTATAGCAATAGCTAAACATTCCATGGGGGGACTTGGATATAACATATTTAATCCGGCTCATATAGGAAGGGCAGCTTTAATGCTTTCATGGCCTGTAGCCATGACTACATGGACAAAGCTTACCACCAGCGTGGATACTGTAACCAGTGCTACTCCTCTTGGAATTTTAAAACTTGATGGGTATTCAAAGTTAGTTGATACATTTGGAGGAACAGGAGCACTTTATAAGGCATTATTTATAGGTACTCGTAATGGCAGTATAGGAGAAACCTCTACAATATTGCTTGTTTTAGGCGGACTTTATCTTATATATAAACGTTATATCAATTGGCAGGTTCCTGTAGTAATGATTGCAACTGTAGGCATACTTACCTGGGCTTTTGGCGGAACTTCAGGATTTTTCACAGGAGATCCTATTTTCCATATGATGGCAGGTGGATTGGTTTTTGGCGCTTTCTTTATGGCTACGGATATGGTTACTATACCTATGACAGTTAAAGGACAGATTATTTTTGCTATAGGTGCAGGAGCTCTTACCTCTCTAATCAGATTAAAAGGTGGATATCCTGAAGGCGTATGTTATTCAATATTACTAATGAATGCAGTTACTCCTTTAATAGATCGTTTTATACAGCCAGTTAAATTTGGTGCTAGGAAATAA
- a CDS encoding RnfABCDGE type electron transport complex subunit G yields MENNNSVFKITKNLTITCFIAGVIIALVYYITAPVAAQKQIELKNKTMQSLVKNADDFKSVSGKTDWYEAKQGSSTVAYVLPAESKGYGGAITMLVAVTPDGKVIGFSILSHNETPGLGANASKDSFTSQFKGKTAEDLLVVKDKSNHKNIQAMTGATITSRAVTKGVKEAVEKVTTFTGGK; encoded by the coding sequence ATGGAGAATAATAACAGTGTATTTAAGATTACTAAAAATTTAACGATTACATGCTTTATAGCTGGAGTTATAATTGCTTTAGTTTATTATATAACTGCTCCGGTAGCAGCACAAAAACAAATTGAATTGAAGAATAAAACTATGCAAAGCTTAGTTAAAAATGCAGATGATTTTAAATCTGTAAGTGGCAAGACAGATTGGTATGAAGCAAAGCAGGGAAGCAGTACAGTTGCTTATGTATTACCTGCGGAAAGCAAAGGATATGGTGGGGCTATAACTATGTTGGTAGCCGTTACTCCAGATGGAAAAGTAATAGGTTTTAGTATATTGTCTCATAATGAAACACCGGGACTTGGAGCTAATGCATCAAAAGATTCTTTTACATCACAATTTAAGGGTAAAACAGCTGAGGATCTTTTAGTTGTAAAAGATAAGTCAAATCATAAAAATATTCAAGCTATGACAGGTGCTACAATTACTTCAAGAGCTGTAACTAAGGGAGTGAAAGAGGCAGTTGAAAAGGTTACTACGTTTACGGGGGGTAAATAA
- the rsxE gene encoding electron transport complex subunit RsxE, which translates to MKGLWNIFKKGLVSENPILVLALSLCPALATTSSAVNGLTMGLCVLFVITCNNTVVSIIKKFVNPKVRVPVYITCIATIVTVVELVLEAYAPELYSQLGIYLALVVVFAIILARAETFASKNPVIPSFFDGLGMGCGFTLALVLISIIRELFGAGTVFGIHVMWASYNPALIMILPPGAFILIGYLVSLVKVYNQHVEKVKMKKLEQLSGGEA; encoded by the coding sequence ATGAAAGGATTATGGAATATATTTAAAAAAGGATTAGTTTCAGAAAATCCTATACTTGTTCTTGCACTTAGTTTATGTCCGGCACTGGCAACAACTAGTTCTGCTGTAAATGGTTTGACTATGGGACTTTGCGTATTGTTTGTTATAACTTGTAACAATACAGTAGTTTCCATAATTAAAAAATTTGTAAATCCTAAGGTTCGTGTACCAGTATATATAACTTGTATAGCAACCATAGTTACTGTGGTGGAACTTGTATTAGAAGCCTATGCCCCTGAATTATACAGTCAATTAGGAATATATTTGGCACTTGTAGTTGTATTTGCTATAATACTTGCACGTGCAGAGACATTTGCTTCAAAGAATCCTGTAATACCATCCTTCTTTGATGGATTGGGAATGGGTTGCGGATTTACTTTAGCATTGGTTTTAATAAGTATAATACGTGAATTATTTGGTGCGGGAACTGTATTTGGAATACATGTAATGTGGGCTTCTTATAATCCAGCATTGATTATGATACTTCCACCAGGAGCTTTTATATTGATTGGATATTTAGTTTCCTTGGTAAAAGTTTATAATCAGCATGTGGAGAAAGTCAAAATGAAAAAGTTAGAACAATTAAGTGGAGGTGAAGCATAA
- a CDS encoding electron transport complex protein RnfA, translating to MSAYLTLFISAVIVNNFVLTRFLGLCIFFGVSKNLDASLGMGMAVTSVITLSSMLAWVVYNFVLVPFNLVFLKTVVFVLLIASFVQLLEIIIKKQAPALYNMWGIYLLLIATNCVVLGVPLINAESNYGFVESVVNSIGSGLGFALAIVLMASLREKLRLADVPKPLEGLGVAFILAGMLALSFMGFSGMISL from the coding sequence ATGTCTGCCTATTTAACTTTGTTTATAAGTGCAGTAATTGTAAATAACTTTGTTTTAACAAGGTTTTTGGGACTTTGTATATTCTTTGGAGTTTCTAAAAATTTAGATGCCTCATTAGGTATGGGTATGGCTGTTACTTCAGTTATTACTTTGAGTTCTATGCTTGCTTGGGTAGTTTATAATTTTGTATTGGTACCTTTTAATCTAGTATTTCTAAAAACTGTAGTTTTTGTACTTTTAATTGCAAGCTTTGTACAGCTTTTAGAAATTATTATAAAGAAACAGGCACCTGCACTTTATAATATGTGGGGAATATACCTTCTTTTAATAGCTACAAACTGTGTTGTACTTGGTGTACCACTTATAAATGCTGAATCTAATTATGGATTTGTAGAAAGTGTAGTTAACAGTATAGGTTCTGGTCTTGGGTTTGCCCTGGCTATAGTTTTAATGGCAAGTCTTAGAGAAAAATTAAGATTAGCGGATGTACCTAAACCCCTAGAAGGTCTTGGAGTAGCTTTTATTCTGGCAGGAATGCTGGCTTTGTCCTTCATGGGTTTTTCAGGCATGATTTCGCTGTAG